A window of the Eubalaena glacialis isolate mEubGla1 chromosome 9, mEubGla1.1.hap2.+ XY, whole genome shotgun sequence genome harbors these coding sequences:
- the SMIM27 gene encoding small integral membrane protein 27 yields MKPVSRRTLDRIYSALLLAVVLLSWGYVIYASTVAARRQLRKKYPKSSG; encoded by the exons ATGAAGCCAGTGAGTCGCCGCACCCTGGACCGGATTTATTCAGCG TTGCTCCTCGCGGTCGTATTGCTCTCCTGGGGATACGTCATCTATGCATCAACTGTAGCTGCACGACGACAGCTAAGGAAGAAATACCCAAAATCTTCGGGATGA
- the NDUFB6 gene encoding NADH dehydrogenase [ubiquinone] 1 beta subcomplex subunit 6 isoform X1, producing MSGYTSDEKLRLQQLRELRRRWLKDQELSPREPVLPPRRVWPMEQFWNKFLQDGASWKKVIYKTYRHSIFAFTHILIPVWIIHYYLKYHVNTKPYAIVERKPRIFPGDTILETGEVIPPMKEFPDQHH from the exons ATGTCAGGGTATACGTCCGACGAGAAACTGCGACTGCAACAGCTGCGAGAGCTGAGAAGGCGATGGCTGAAGGATCAGGAGCTGAGCCCCCGGGAACCGGTGCTGCCCCCGCGGAGGGTGTGGCCTATGGAGCAATTCTGGAATAAGTTTTTGCAGGACGGGGCCTCCTGGAAGAAAGTG atctATAAGACGTACCGACACAGTATCTTTGCTTTTACTCATATACTGATCCCTGTCTGGATTATTCATTATTATCTCAAATATCATGTGAAT ACAAAACCATATGCCATTGTTGAAAGGAAGCCCAGAATATTCCCG GGTGATACAATTCTGGAAACTGGAGAAGTAATCCCACCAATGAAAGAATTTCCTGATCAACATCACTga
- the NDUFB6 gene encoding NADH dehydrogenase [ubiquinone] 1 beta subcomplex subunit 6 isoform X2 encodes MSGYTSDEKLRLQQLRELRRRWLKDQELSPREPVLPPRRVWPMEQFWNKFLQDGASWKKVTKPYAIVERKPRIFPGDTILETGEVIPPMKEFPDQHH; translated from the exons ATGTCAGGGTATACGTCCGACGAGAAACTGCGACTGCAACAGCTGCGAGAGCTGAGAAGGCGATGGCTGAAGGATCAGGAGCTGAGCCCCCGGGAACCGGTGCTGCCCCCGCGGAGGGTGTGGCCTATGGAGCAATTCTGGAATAAGTTTTTGCAGGACGGGGCCTCCTGGAAGAAAGTG ACAAAACCATATGCCATTGTTGAAAGGAAGCCCAGAATATTCCCG GGTGATACAATTCTGGAAACTGGAGAAGTAATCCCACCAATGAAAGAATTTCCTGATCAACATCACTga